From the Roseibium sp. HPY-6 genome, one window contains:
- a CDS encoding DinB family protein: MVTALHQLQLMARNNAYANEMLYEACCRLSQAEFDAERAGFFPSIRKTLNHNWEVDRYYLDALCEEGKGLSVYDTPHLETADKLRSAQTWQDQQLILFCDELGETDLDRKIAQDRGSKGVMQETIGNTLLHLFQHQVHHRGQAHAMLAGTSVTPPQLDDFFLEFGRHPVARKHM, translated from the coding sequence ATGGTTACAGCCCTTCATCAACTCCAGCTGATGGCACGCAACAACGCCTACGCCAATGAAATGCTCTATGAGGCCTGTTGCCGTCTCAGCCAGGCAGAGTTCGACGCCGAGCGGGCGGGTTTTTTTCCGTCCATTCGCAAAACCCTCAATCACAACTGGGAAGTCGACCGCTACTATCTGGATGCGCTTTGCGAGGAGGGCAAAGGCCTGTCTGTCTACGATACGCCTCATCTTGAAACAGCGGACAAGCTGCGTTCGGCGCAAACCTGGCAGGACCAACAACTCATCCTGTTCTGTGATGAACTTGGCGAAACGGATCTGGACAGGAAAATTGCGCAGGATCGGGGCAGCAAAGGCGTCATGCAGGAGACCATTGGCAACACGTTGCTGCACCTCTTTCAGCATCAGGTTCATCACCGTGGACAGGCACATGCCATGCTGGCTGGTACCAGTGTAACGCCGCCTCAACTGGATGATTTCTTTCTTGAATTCGGCCGCCACCCGGTGGCCAGAAAACACATGTAG
- a CDS encoding FAD-dependent oxidoreductase, producing the protein MTKLFEVPLYPYKRTADQDAQAPVRHPVVIIGAGPVGLAMAIDLAQADVPVVVLDDNDKVSVGSRAICFSKRSLEIFDRLGCGNEMVEKGVVWNLGKVYFGDRQVYNFNLLPEDGHKRPAFINLQQYYCELYLVERIRALQAEGKPVEIRGGNRVENLHRYDDHTLVTVETQEGAYNLEADWLVACDGANSPTRRMLDLDFVGRVFEDNFLIADVIMKADFPTERWFWFDPPFNKDQSALLHKQPDGVWRIDLQLGWDIDKEEEKKPENVIPRLKQMLGEDVDFDLEWVSIYTFQCRRMEQFRHGRVIFAGDSAHQVSPFGARGANSGFQDADNLGWKLKLVLDGSAPEALLDSYSFERELGADENILQSSRSTDFITPKSEMSRIFRDAVLDLSEHHAFARPLVNSGRLSVPCTYDGSPLNGADDKKLPDRTRPGSPVADAPLSGGWLLDRLGGDFLLLGCGIEVPAVTELNGVPVKGLTVANDEFSPELAQRYLGNAAAAVYLIRPDQHVAARWQHYDRDMVDQAIEKAIGRGLQ; encoded by the coding sequence GTGACCAAACTCTTTGAGGTGCCTTTGTATCCCTACAAGCGCACTGCCGATCAGGACGCGCAAGCACCTGTGCGCCATCCGGTCGTCATCATCGGTGCCGGCCCCGTCGGCCTCGCCATGGCGATCGACCTCGCCCAGGCAGATGTTCCGGTTGTCGTGCTCGACGACAACGACAAGGTCAGCGTCGGATCGAGGGCGATCTGTTTTTCAAAGCGCTCGCTGGAAATCTTCGATCGGCTTGGATGCGGCAACGAAATGGTCGAGAAGGGCGTCGTCTGGAACCTGGGCAAGGTCTATTTCGGCGACAGGCAGGTCTATAATTTCAACCTGCTGCCCGAAGACGGTCACAAGCGTCCTGCCTTCATCAATCTCCAGCAATATTACTGCGAGCTGTATCTCGTCGAACGTATCCGGGCCCTGCAGGCGGAAGGCAAGCCCGTGGAAATACGCGGCGGCAACAGGGTGGAGAACCTGCACCGCTACGACGATCATACACTCGTCACGGTCGAAACGCAGGAGGGCGCTTATAACCTGGAAGCCGATTGGCTGGTCGCTTGCGATGGGGCCAATTCGCCAACCCGCCGAATGCTCGACCTCGATTTTGTCGGGCGCGTGTTTGAAGACAATTTCCTGATCGCCGATGTCATCATGAAGGCGGATTTTCCAACCGAGCGCTGGTTCTGGTTCGATCCGCCGTTTAATAAGGATCAGTCGGCGCTGTTGCACAAGCAACCTGATGGCGTCTGGCGCATCGACCTTCAACTCGGTTGGGATATCGACAAGGAAGAAGAGAAGAAGCCGGAAAACGTCATCCCGCGGCTTAAGCAGATGCTGGGCGAGGATGTCGACTTCGATCTGGAATGGGTGTCGATCTACACTTTCCAGTGTCGCCGCATGGAACAGTTCCGCCATGGCAGGGTGATTTTCGCGGGCGATAGCGCGCATCAGGTATCTCCCTTTGGTGCACGCGGGGCCAATTCCGGTTTTCAGGATGCCGACAATCTTGGCTGGAAACTGAAACTCGTTCTGGATGGGTCGGCTCCGGAAGCGCTGCTCGACAGCTATTCCTTTGAAAGAGAACTGGGGGCGGATGAAAACATACTGCAAAGCTCCCGCTCGACGGACTTCATCACACCGAAATCGGAAATGAGCCGGATTTTTCGGGACGCGGTTCTGGACTTGTCCGAGCATCACGCCTTTGCGCGTCCGCTTGTAAATTCCGGACGCCTGTCGGTTCCCTGCACTTATGACGGGTCACCGCTCAACGGCGCGGATGACAAGAAACTGCCGGATCGGACCCGTCCGGGAAGTCCTGTTGCAGACGCACCGCTATCCGGTGGCTGGTTGCTCGACCGGTTGGGGGGCGATTTCCTTCTTCTGGGATGCGGGATTGAGGTGCCGGCGGTTACAGAACTCAACGGCGTTCCGGTCAAGGGGCTGACGGTCGCAAACGACGAATTCAGTCCGGAACTGGCGCAAAGATATCTTGGAAACGCCGCTGCTGCGGTCTATCTGATCCGCCCTGACCAGCACGTTGCTGCGCGGTGGCAACACTATGACCGGGATATGGTCGACCAGGCGATCGAAAAGGCAATAGGAAGAGGCTTGCAATGA
- a CDS encoding DUF2783 domain-containing protein — protein sequence MTEEVLRPNLEAPDAFYADLLAAHEGLSKQESDAYNARLILLMANHIGDLQSLKRLLDEARAERI from the coding sequence ATGACCGAAGAAGTTTTACGGCCGAACCTGGAGGCTCCTGATGCCTTTTATGCAGATTTGTTGGCGGCACATGAAGGTCTGAGCAAACAGGAAAGCGATGCCTACAACGCCCGGCTCATCTTGCTGATGGCCAACCATATTGGCGATCTTCAATCACTGAAAAGGCTCCTTGATGAAGCCCGGGCTGAACGAATCTAA
- a CDS encoding HAMP domain-containing methyl-accepting chemotaxis protein has translation MSRILKPFKNARLSTKVGGGFVTMILVSAAVGAVGTIAILGLRAQSDVSAKATTAIASLQQVAQAQETYMAEGSIELAEAATVQIDRLQEALQSLDEVSSPSSGQGNTAEAIALVGRLGEEFQGVVSAVDSRKTQVDKLLHSALGLETLAVEITDQMTKIQREAGAAAKKATSTRNRADKVGRMLSQIEDKSSELEAAIKKAALFGDLPAAESQMVIDEVASLVKTSKKAAKLKVDGVDPGTMKDLAAKTAAIAEIVPKPEGETAAPMPREIAKQVGSDLKALNLEASTLRKAVYVASDAAKKVAGGAQSKLGIVSLVDVNVAKFLRASLEIRSATMEFFAGFESMGADAVQMRIGIIRNLANTLKADSAAFPEIADAVAAIDQEVNTYEAEFAGMVAAKETFDAKHKALSAISGDVRRVITNLAEDQSASASARANTALGLIAAALVAAVVVGGLLAFVLSLLITRPTRALTEAMGRLAEGDTEVEVPTTDQRDEIGDMSRTVQVFQENARERVRLESEASAHRQEQNDRQAEVDGLIDGFRQEVQVLLGALDETAAGMAGTASTLGQIAENSAEQAGDTSRVSEDASSSVENVASAAEELSASIAEIGEQVRRSSDIVTSATGAVHDTNTKVQDLAQAASKIGEVVSLIQAIAEQTNLLALNATIEAARAGEAGKGFAVVAAEVKELATQTSKATEEISSQIQTIQESTTDAVKAIGSISDTMEEVNGYTQGISSAVSQQGAATNEISGNVQRAAESTMSVRANISQLTEAVDETKDVSGSVQSASSDLSDRSTALKKGIETFLDRVAAV, from the coding sequence ATGTCCAGGATACTTAAGCCTTTTAAGAACGCGCGCCTTTCTACCAAGGTTGGTGGCGGCTTCGTCACAATGATACTTGTTTCGGCCGCGGTGGGTGCCGTCGGGACGATTGCAATTCTTGGCCTGAGGGCTCAGTCCGACGTCAGTGCAAAGGCGACCACGGCCATTGCGAGCCTTCAGCAGGTTGCGCAGGCACAAGAAACCTACATGGCGGAAGGCAGTATCGAACTGGCGGAAGCCGCGACGGTGCAAATCGACCGGCTTCAGGAAGCCCTGCAGTCCCTTGATGAGGTTTCCAGCCCGTCGTCCGGACAAGGCAATACGGCGGAAGCGATTGCGCTCGTTGGACGCCTTGGGGAAGAGTTTCAGGGAGTCGTTTCGGCAGTCGACAGCCGCAAGACACAGGTCGACAAGTTGCTTCACTCCGCGCTTGGGTTGGAAACGCTGGCGGTTGAAATCACCGATCAGATGACGAAAATTCAGCGCGAAGCCGGTGCAGCGGCCAAGAAGGCAACGAGCACACGCAACCGGGCCGACAAGGTCGGCCGGATGCTGTCCCAGATCGAGGACAAATCGTCCGAGTTGGAAGCAGCAATCAAAAAGGCAGCCTTGTTCGGTGACCTGCCGGCTGCCGAAAGTCAGATGGTCATTGATGAAGTCGCATCGCTCGTAAAGACGTCCAAGAAGGCCGCCAAACTCAAGGTTGACGGGGTCGATCCGGGCACGATGAAAGATCTTGCCGCCAAGACCGCTGCAATAGCCGAAATTGTACCGAAGCCGGAGGGCGAAACCGCCGCCCCAATGCCACGCGAAATCGCCAAACAGGTCGGCAGTGACCTGAAAGCGCTGAACCTGGAGGCTTCGACGCTGCGCAAGGCTGTCTACGTCGCTTCGGACGCGGCCAAGAAAGTGGCCGGTGGTGCGCAGTCAAAGCTGGGTATTGTCAGTCTTGTGGACGTCAACGTAGCGAAATTCCTGCGGGCTTCACTTGAAATCAGGTCGGCAACCATGGAGTTCTTTGCCGGATTTGAATCGATGGGCGCGGATGCGGTTCAAATGCGCATCGGTATCATCAGGAATCTTGCCAACACGCTCAAGGCCGACAGCGCAGCCTTCCCGGAAATCGCAGACGCGGTGGCTGCAATCGATCAGGAAGTGAATACGTACGAAGCTGAGTTTGCCGGTATGGTTGCCGCAAAGGAAACGTTCGATGCGAAGCACAAGGCTCTTTCGGCAATATCGGGCGATGTCCGCCGGGTCATTACCAACCTTGCCGAGGACCAGTCAGCCAGTGCTTCCGCGCGCGCAAATACCGCGCTTGGCCTCATTGCGGCAGCTCTCGTTGCTGCTGTTGTGGTCGGCGGACTGCTTGCCTTTGTGTTGTCCTTGCTGATCACGAGACCGACGCGTGCGCTGACCGAAGCCATGGGACGCCTTGCCGAAGGCGATACCGAAGTCGAAGTGCCGACAACAGACCAGCGCGATGAAATCGGCGACATGAGCCGCACCGTGCAGGTATTCCAGGAGAATGCGCGAGAACGCGTCCGCCTGGAAAGCGAGGCAAGCGCCCACCGGCAAGAGCAGAATGACCGCCAGGCCGAGGTCGATGGTCTGATCGACGGGTTCCGTCAGGAAGTCCAGGTTCTGCTCGGAGCGCTTGATGAAACGGCGGCCGGTATGGCTGGGACGGCATCGACGCTTGGTCAAATTGCCGAAAACAGCGCCGAGCAGGCGGGCGATACGTCGCGCGTGAGCGAGGATGCATCAAGCAGCGTTGAAAACGTCGCCAGTGCGGCAGAAGAACTATCCGCTTCTATTGCCGAAATCGGCGAGCAGGTGCGGCGCTCTTCGGATATCGTGACGAGCGCGACAGGCGCCGTGCACGATACGAACACCAAGGTTCAGGATCTGGCCCAGGCGGCTTCGAAAATCGGTGAAGTCGTCAGCCTGATTCAGGCGATTGCGGAACAGACAAATCTGCTAGCACTGAACGCGACGATCGAGGCAGCACGTGCCGGCGAGGCGGGCAAGGGCTTTGCCGTTGTTGCAGCCGAAGTGAAGGAACTGGCGACCCAGACCTCCAAGGCGACCGAGGAAATCTCGTCCCAGATCCAGACCATTCAGGAATCCACGACCGATGCCGTGAAAGCGATTGGCTCGATTTCCGACACGATGGAGGAAGTCAACGGCTATACGCAGGGAATATCGTCGGCAGTCTCTCAGCAAGGTGCGGCCACGAACGAAATCTCCGGCAACGTCCAAAGGGCGGCCGAGAGCACAATGTCTGTTCGAGCGAATATTTCCCAGCTCACGGAAGCCGTGGACGAAACCAAGGATGTTTCGGGCAGCGTTCAGTCGGCCTCCAGCGACTTGAGCGACCGAAGCACTGCCTTGAAGAAAGGCATCGAGACCTTCCTCGACCGCGTCGCCGCTGTCTGA
- a CDS encoding LysR family transcriptional regulator, whose protein sequence is MNLRDLQYVAAVAHHKNFTRASRAVHVSQPALSNQIKKLEAELGVQIFERTRNEVLLTKFGEQIVDMALEINGLVDRISETAQEHRKLEATPFRLGMTPTLAAYLSGYFLDMTAELFPDLKLVIVEEKPLELSRMVEQMQLDAALISRNSHTMIYGDAGEEAPQFTALWQEPLYLGMRKDHVLANKDGIRAKEVPAEYLIRFDVPFGYDLEKDLPASSSDAAERLGIDVRSARFETLCRHLAHTDACTIVNAIAAEQFKRDNLGLTFVPFDDAGRLRELGAITRRRYSRFGVISSIRAFIAQSPPCGTIGAAAGMSRSPVESGVAAL, encoded by the coding sequence ATGAATCTTCGGGACCTGCAATACGTCGCCGCCGTGGCGCACCACAAGAATTTTACCCGTGCGTCTCGCGCCGTTCATGTTAGCCAGCCGGCTCTTTCAAACCAGATTAAGAAGCTTGAAGCAGAACTCGGGGTTCAGATTTTCGAACGGACCCGCAACGAAGTTCTGCTGACCAAGTTCGGCGAGCAAATCGTTGATATGGCGCTTGAGATAAATGGTCTGGTTGACCGGATCTCCGAGACCGCGCAGGAGCATCGCAAGCTGGAGGCAACGCCTTTCCGCCTTGGCATGACGCCGACGCTCGCAGCTTATCTCTCCGGGTATTTTCTCGACATGACTGCGGAGCTCTTTCCGGACCTGAAATTGGTGATCGTCGAGGAAAAACCGCTCGAATTGTCGCGCATGGTCGAGCAGATGCAATTGGATGCGGCGCTGATTTCGAGAAACAGCCACACAATGATCTATGGCGACGCCGGTGAGGAGGCACCTCAATTCACCGCGCTCTGGCAGGAACCGCTCTATCTGGGTATGCGCAAAGATCATGTTCTCGCAAACAAGGACGGCATACGCGCGAAAGAGGTTCCGGCTGAATACCTGATCCGCTTCGATGTGCCTTTCGGATACGATCTTGAAAAAGACCTTCCGGCCTCTTCTTCCGATGCCGCCGAGCGCCTTGGCATCGATGTCAGGTCTGCGCGCTTCGAAACGCTTTGCCGTCACCTGGCGCATACAGATGCCTGCACGATCGTGAATGCGATTGCTGCGGAGCAATTCAAGCGCGACAACCTTGGGCTGACCTTTGTTCCGTTCGATGATGCGGGCAGGCTGCGCGAACTCGGCGCAATCACGCGCCGGCGATATTCGCGTTTCGGCGTCATCTCGTCGATCAGGGCATTCATTGCCCAGTCGCCTCCGTGCGGAACGATCGGAGCGGCTGCCGGCATGTCACGCTCGCCGGTCGAAAGCGGTGTCGCCGCTTTGTAA